The genomic stretch TTGAACTCACTTCGGACTTCCCGAGGATTTCGATCCTATCCATCCCATCCACTGCTTGGTTCTTCTCTTCCTCTTCCGTGGCCGAGGTTCCACCGAGCCGGTCCGCTCCGAGCGCCATTAGGAAAACCCGGACAGAGGAATTCGGAACCGGGCCGACTACTTGGGCGCGGTGGCTTGCTCCTGGAGCTTGATGTCGATGGGGTGTCTCCGCTTGGCTTCGTCGCGCTTGAAGATGGGACCGACTTCGACGACGCAGTTCTCGCCATCGGCCTTGACCCAGGCGCAATCGGGTGCCGCCGGGCCTCTGTCGTGGGGGTAGTAGGCGCTGGCATTCTTCAGCGGCGCTTTCTTTCCATTGAGGCGTGGCCAGCCGAAGGTGACGTTTACCTTGGGGATGTTCGACGAGGGGATCTTCGCGGTGCTGTAAACCTCGACGAAGGCGGAGTGCTTTTCCCAGAAGGTGAAGTCATCGCCTTCGAAGCGAATGCTGCCGACCGGGTGGACCTTGCCGGTGCTGTCGGTGACGCGGCAGTGGAACCAGGTCTTGGCGGGGCTGTCTCCCTCGGCCTTCTCGGTCTCGCCTTTGACGATCTCGTAGGTGTAGGTGCCCTTGGTCCATGCGAAGGGACGGCGGACGCTGGCGAACTCGCCTTCGTAACCGGCGCTCTCGACGAGGCAATCCGGGCCGGCGGTGTGGACGTGTTCGAGGCCGATGGGGGTCTTCTGGTCCTTCGACCAACGGGAGAAGATCGCGCCCTTGCCGGGGTGGATGCGTTCGCGGGATTCCTTGGAGGCCCAGCCGTTGATATTGCTCTGGAGACCGCCGTAGAATTGCAGGCCATTGATGAAGCCGACGCCGACGGGGGCGATGTAGAGATTGTAGGTGGAGGGGACGTCGCGATCGATGGCGACGTCCATGGCGAGCGATTCGAAGTGCTCGGTCTTGCCGGTGAAGTCCCACCAGATATTGGCGACGTGCCATGGGGAACGCGGCAGCTTCACGCCAGCGGCTTCCGCCATTTCCTTCGGCGAAGGCTGGGCACAGGGATCCTCCTGGGCGCTCGCGAAGGCGGTGAGGGACGCGAGGGTGAGGAGGCAGATTTTTGGGAGCGAGAGCGGAGCGGTCGTCATCAGGCGTGGTGTGTGAGCCATGATCAAGCGACGGCGGCAGGAGTAATCTTTTAAGTATTTTCCTGAGGATTTTGGCGCAATGGAGTGCGCTGCCGACGGGGGCGGCTTACTGGCGCTGATCACGCCAGATGCCGGCGCCTGCGGAGGGCTAGGCCGAGTGTGCCCAGGCTGGCGAGCATGACGGCAGCCGGTTCCGGCACTGCTTGCAGGGCGATGTCGTTGCCGCCGGTCATGCTGTTGCTCGCGCTGTTGGCGAAGTAGCTGATCTTGTAATCCTGCCCGCCGATGTCGAAGACGGAGTCATTCGCGAGGCCGGTGAAGGTGCCGCTGATCGCATCCGTGCCGTCATTGGTGAGGATGAAGAGACGCTGCGTATCGAGCGGGGTGAAATTCACGACGATCTCCAGTGCTCCGGCGAGCGAGACCGAGCCGACTGCGTTGAGCTGATCGTAGCCGCTGCCAGCGGTGGCTGTGTTGGCGGCGAGTTGGAAGATGCTGCCGGCTTCCATGGTCACACTGCCCGTGGCGAGCGAGCCGGTGACCCCGGTGTCGCCGGGATTCAGCGTGCCGCCGCTTTTGACCGTCACGCTGCCGATCGCACCGCCGCCGGTCACGGTCGCGCCGCCATTCACGGTGAAGGCGCTGTTGGCCGCGGAGCCGGTTATGTTGATCGCTCCCTGATCGACGGTCGTAGTGCCGGAGTAGTCGTTCACGCCGAGCATGTCCATGATGCCGGCGCCGGTCTTTCGCACTGTGCCGGTGCCGCCGATGTCGGTGGAGACGGAGAAGTTGTTAGAACGGTTGAAGACGAGGGCGGCGTTGTTGGTCACCGCACCCGAGCCGAGCGCACCGGTGGTGCCGCCATTGCCGACCTGCAGCGTACCGGCCGAGATCGTGGTGCCGCCGGAGTAGCTGTTGTTTGCGCCCAGGATTGCGGTGCCCGCGCCGAACTTGGTCAGGCCGGAGGTGCCGGCCAGCGTCGAGTTCACCGTGGCGGTGTGGGAGGCATTGCCGACCGTCAGCGCCGGGGATGCGCCGCCTGCGCCATCGTAGTCGAGCAGGGTGACGGTGTTGTTCTGCAGCACGTAGCCGTTGGTATCGAACTGCAGTCCGCTGGTGGTGACGCCGCCGCTGGCCACGCTCACCGTTCCCACGGTGCCGCCGAAGACGGCGGTGTGTCCGTTCGCGATGGATGCATTCACCCAGTGCAGGAAGGTGGTGTTCGCGCTGTTAGAGAAACGGCTTTGCGTGGTCGTGTCCCAGGTGCCATTGCCACCGGTGCCGGCGGTCCTGCCATTGTTGTCCCAGGTGAGGTTCACCGAGCCGGTGCTGGTGAAGGCACCGGTTCCAAGGTCGGAGCGGGTGTCGTTCTGGGTGAAGTTGTCGAGGTTCGCGACGGCGGCCCGGTAGGCGGCGGTCGTCATGCCCGTGCGCGCCCCGGTGTAGTCGACGTTGTCGAAGTTGCCGGAGTCCAGGCTGAGGTCGGTGCCGGTGATCGCGTCGGGACGGAAGGATGCATTCGCGCTCGTGCCGCTGGTCACCCAACTCGTGTTCCCTGCGTTCAAGCCATAGAGCAGCGTTCGGCCGGTGAAGTTCGTGCCGCTCCCGAGCGCCGTGCCCTGGTAGGCGAAGATCTGGTCGCCATCGGCCGAGACCCCGCTCAGGCTGCCGCTCTTGGTTCCGGTGAAAGTGCCACCGTTCACCAGCGTGGTTCCCGAGTCCACCAGCCGGATGACGGTGCCCGCCGTTAGAGCGCTGTTGAAGGTGAGCGACATGTCGTGCTCATCGTTGAGCATGCTGGTGGTGGCATTCGTGAAGCTCCGGTCCGTGAAGCGGATCACCGTGCCGGAGGTGATATCCTTCCACAGCACGAATGAGAACGAGTCATCGGAATCCGTGGTCGCTCCCAGCACCTGTAGATCTCCCGCAGCCAGCGTCGTCTGTGCCGCAGCCGGGCCCATGGCCACGGCGGACAGCAGCAGCACGGCGGAGGTGTGAAATGCGATCGAGCGGGAAGGCGAACGCGGACGCGAGCAGGGGCGGTGAGGGGACATCGTGGAGACGAAGAAAGGCGGGAGGCGGGGGAGAAGCCGCGCATCCGTAGCCGTTGGCGGAGAACTCGCGCGATGGGCGAAGTGTGACCATTGTGCCACCCCGCGAAGAGCGCAGGATTTCGCGGCTCGTCCTGTTCCACGATTGTCACCGCATTTGCTTTCCCGCGCTGCGATGCGCTCGCCAGCGTCCGCGCCCTCCGCCCATGAAATCCCCCGGCTCGCGAGCTCCCTTCCTCCTCCTCACGCTCCTCCCCATCGCCGGCCTCCATGCTGCGGACCAGCTTGCGATCTGGTCGTTTTCCTCGCTCTCCGGTCTTTCCAGTGGCTCCGCCGTCGGGGCTACAGCGGAAGTCCTCACCGGCATTCCCGCCGTCATCATCCGGAACTCCGATATTCATAGTAGTGGCGCCACCGGCGTGGCCTACGCCGATCTCGCCGGCATCGCGCAGCCGGCCGGCAAGGCAATCGGCTGGTCGGATTTCAAGAAGAGCGGTCAGGCCGTGGATGGCCAGCTCGACATCGCCTTCAATGCCACCGGCCGCAGCTCTCTCGCGCTCCGCTTCGACTACAAGCACAGCAACGACAACGACGATGCGGAGAAGGAAATGCAGTGGCTCTACAGCACCAATGGCGGGAGTTCTTGGTCCTCCGCCACCAAGTTCACCATCACCGACAACAACACCTGGAAGACGAAGTCGATCACCTTGCCGGCGGCCTTGAATGGCCAGGCGAATGTCATCGTGCGCCTGGAGAAATGGGCTGCTGACTCCGACAGCACGGAGGTGAACAAGAGCCTCATCCTGGATAACATCGAACTCTCTGCCGGTGGCTCGACGCAGCCTCCCGGCCAGACGCCGGTGCTGGCGATCTCGTCCTCCTCGCTTTCCATCCCGCCGACCAATCCGGTCTCGCTCTGCTCCGCCCGCGGCGATACCGCGGATGCCGCGCTCACCGCGATTTCCATCTCGCCCTCCGATGGCGATACCGCGGATGCCAATCTCACCGCCACGGTCAGCAGCAGCCACCCGGCCGTGGCCACCGCGAGCCTCACCCCGCAGACCACCGGTGGCCAGGTGACATGGGCGCTCACGCTGCAGCCACTCGGCACCGGCTACACCACCCTCACCGTCACGGTGGCCGATCCGCAGGGAAATAACACCACCTACGTGGTGAACTACGCGGTCTCGGCGCCATCCTCCACGCCAGCAACGTCCCGCTATCATGCCGGTGCCTCGGACGCTTCCTCCGCCATCGCGCTCGATGCGGACTGGATGCTGGTTGCCAATGACGAGGACCAGACCCTGCGCCTCTACCCGCGCGGCCAGTCCGACCAACCGGCCAAGACCTTCGATCTGAACGCCAATCTCGGCCTCGCGAAGGAAGCCGACTTCGAGGCCACCATCCGCTTTGGCAATCGCCTCTACTTCCTCGGCTCCCACGGGAATGACAAGGAGGGCAACACCGAGCCCACCCGGAACATGTGCTGCTCGTATGATGTGTCCGGAACGGGCGCTGCCACCGCGCTCACCTACGTGAACAAATTCACCGGCCTGAAGAACAACCTGATCTCGTGGGACAATGCCAATGGCCACGGTCTCGGTGCCGCCGCGCTCCGGCTCTCCGCCTCCGCCCAGTCCGGCGTGCTGCCGACCGATCCGGAAGGTCTGAATATCGAGGCCGCCACGCTCCGCGGGAGTGATGTTCTGTTAGGCTTTCGTGCGCCGCTTCAGAATACCTCGCAGCGGAACAGGGCCCTGGTCATTCCGATCACGAATTTCCGCACCGTGGTGGATGCCGGGTCGGGTACCATGCAATTCGGCGCGCCGGTGTTTCTCGATCTCGGTGGTCGCGCGATCCGCAGCATGGCGACGCTGCCGTCCGGGGCGATCCTCATCCTCGCCGGCCCGGTGGGCGAAAGCGCATCGCTCTCGCCCGCCTTCAGTTTCTACCGCTGGGATGGCAATGCGGCCTCGGCGCCGGTTCGCGTCAGTTCCTCGCTCGATGCCGCGGCAGCGAATGGCGGTGGCAGTCCCGAGGCTATCGTCGATCCGCCGGCGGAGCTCACTCCCGGCAGCCAGGTGCAGGTGCTGCAGGACAATGGCACCACGGTTTTTTATAACGATGGCATCGTCGGCAAGGACCTCGCCACGCGTGCCTTCGCGAAGTCCCGCAGCGATCTGCTGACCATCGGCGCTGAGCGCATCGTCACCACCCTGGTGGATGAGAACAACGTGATCCCCGGCACGGGGAGTTCCTTGCGGGAAGTGGTGAATACGGCGGGCTTCGGCGATACCATCACCTTCGCTCCCGCGCTCTCCGGCACCACGATCACCTTGCTGCACGGTCCGCTGGCGCTCGATGGCGTGGGTTCTATCTCCGCCAGCGCGTTGCCCGGCGGCATCACGGTCTCGGGGAATCACGCCAGCCGTGTCTTCGACATCGCCGCGGGCGTGCCGGTCTCGCTTGCCGGGCTGAATCTCATCGATGGCACTGCCACCGGCAGTGGCGGGATCCTGCTCAATGGC from Luteolibacter arcticus encodes the following:
- a CDS encoding DUF3472 domain-containing protein translates to MTTAPLSLPKICLLTLASLTAFASAQEDPCAQPSPKEMAEAAGVKLPRSPWHVANIWWDFTGKTEHFESLAMDVAIDRDVPSTYNLYIAPVGVGFINGLQFYGGLQSNINGWASKESRERIHPGKGAIFSRWSKDQKTPIGLEHVHTAGPDCLVESAGYEGEFASVRRPFAWTKGTYTYEIVKGETEKAEGDSPAKTWFHCRVTDSTGKVHPVGSIRFEGDDFTFWEKHSAFVEVYSTAKIPSSNIPKVNVTFGWPRLNGKKAPLKNASAYYPHDRGPAAPDCAWVKADGENCVVEVGPIFKRDEAKRRHPIDIKLQEQATAPK
- a CDS encoding beta strand repeat-containing protein translates to MSPHRPCSRPRSPSRSIAFHTSAVLLLSAVAMGPAAAQTTLAAGDLQVLGATTDSDDSFSFVLWKDITSGTVIRFTDRSFTNATTSMLNDEHDMSLTFNSALTAGTVIRLVDSGTTLVNGGTFTGTKSGSLSGVSADGDQIFAYQGTALGSGTNFTGRTLLYGLNAGNTSWVTSGTSANASFRPDAITGTDLSLDSGNFDNVDYTGARTGMTTAAYRAAVANLDNFTQNDTRSDLGTGAFTSTGSVNLTWDNNGRTAGTGGNGTWDTTTQSRFSNSANTTFLHWVNASIANGHTAVFGGTVGTVSVASGGVTTSGLQFDTNGYVLQNNTVTLLDYDGAGGASPALTVGNASHTATVNSTLAGTSGLTKFGAGTAILGANNSYSGGTTISAGTLQVGNGGTTGALGSGAVTNNAALVFNRSNNFSVSTDIGGTGTVRKTGAGIMDMLGVNDYSGTTTVDQGAINITGSAANSAFTVNGGATVTGGGAIGSVTVKSGGTLNPGDTGVTGSLATGSVTMEAGSIFQLAANTATAGSGYDQLNAVGSVSLAGALEIVVNFTPLDTQRLFILTNDGTDAISGTFTGLANDSVFDIGGQDYKISYFANSASNSMTGGNDIALQAVPEPAAVMLASLGTLGLALRRRRHLA
- a CDS encoding DUF3616 domain-containing protein is translated as MKSPGSRAPFLLLTLLPIAGLHAADQLAIWSFSSLSGLSSGSAVGATAEVLTGIPAVIIRNSDIHSSGATGVAYADLAGIAQPAGKAIGWSDFKKSGQAVDGQLDIAFNATGRSSLALRFDYKHSNDNDDAEKEMQWLYSTNGGSSWSSATKFTITDNNTWKTKSITLPAALNGQANVIVRLEKWAADSDSTEVNKSLILDNIELSAGGSTQPPGQTPVLAISSSSLSIPPTNPVSLCSARGDTADAALTAISISPSDGDTADANLTATVSSSHPAVATASLTPQTTGGQVTWALTLQPLGTGYTTLTVTVADPQGNNTTYVVNYAVSAPSSTPATSRYHAGASDASSAIALDADWMLVANDEDQTLRLYPRGQSDQPAKTFDLNANLGLAKEADFEATIRFGNRLYFLGSHGNDKEGNTEPTRNMCCSYDVSGTGAATALTYVNKFTGLKNNLISWDNANGHGLGAAALRLSASAQSGVLPTDPEGLNIEAATLRGSDVLLGFRAPLQNTSQRNRALVIPITNFRTVVDAGSGTMQFGAPVFLDLGGRAIRSMATLPSGAILILAGPVGESASLSPAFSFYRWDGNAASAPVRVSSSLDAAAANGGGSPEAIVDPPAELTPGSQVQVLQDNGTTVFYNDGIVGKDLATRAFAKSRSDLLTIGAERIVTTLVDENNVIPGTGSSLREVVNTAGFGDTITFAPALSGTTITLLHGPLALDGVGSISASALPGGITVSGNHASRVFDIAAGVPVSLAGLNLIDGTATGSGGILLNGGGDVSITGCTFAGGDAGTDGGAIAQSGGSLELANVTLSNNHAANRGGAIHLTGGSLVLDHVTAAGNSATVNGAGLSIVSGTAEVRNSILTGNTGPTQVAGAFTGSHNLTSGDPRLAPLASYGGATPVMPPLPGSPAIDAAGSSLLALDQRGLPRTLGGLPDAGACESFALLGLALTDSDHDGIDDRLEPALGLNVGTDDATRDSDGDGQTDAEEIADMTDPANPASRLAISGFVQVANEEGTGLPVYSFSFPTFPGLEYELETSTALDVFTPVDGSGFTATGYLKTVQVPLAAGKGFVRVVRK